In Ilumatobacter fluminis, the following proteins share a genomic window:
- a CDS encoding GGDEF domain-containing protein, with the protein MTEARHPRLPQDPRFYETVLDLVPTPVLVVNADGTVSYGNQALLELSGWTLDDGIGMQMLDAVHPDDLPSVMEAYQGVASASANDATTNGPWLPIRFRIIARDGRIIPMEATGVNALGDGAVDGIVYHVRNCRDDELLAEVFAGVASHDPVAQGCAPLVERLALPPHAMAVAVFEQHANGTARCVVASDDVVAKLPATTVSPVPWAGLSTEPARTELDMLPADVAATLREAGFGSVFHAGAHSPDFDMTLRLVACTSVDHPSVQGPISQITQARELLSLIATKAHNDRTIASNAMRDDLTGLPNRLGLSHRFDRIMATTDDCAVMFIDIDRFKPINDVYGHAAGDHVLATIADRLVRAVRPDDFVSRIGGDEFVVVLTDAAGRLANTTVRQLADRIIAVLSEPIGYEGQTIEVGASVGIALGHHRNLEELIAKADGAMYRAKRAGGDRHHVSIDSAA; encoded by the coding sequence ACTCCCGCAGGACCCACGGTTCTACGAGACCGTGCTCGACCTGGTCCCGACACCCGTCCTCGTCGTCAACGCCGACGGCACGGTGTCGTACGGCAACCAGGCCTTGCTCGAACTGTCCGGATGGACCCTCGACGACGGGATCGGGATGCAGATGCTCGACGCCGTCCACCCCGACGACCTCCCGAGCGTCATGGAGGCGTACCAGGGCGTCGCGAGCGCGTCGGCGAACGATGCGACCACGAACGGTCCGTGGCTTCCGATCCGTTTCCGCATCATCGCTCGCGACGGACGGATCATCCCGATGGAGGCCACCGGCGTCAACGCCCTCGGTGACGGAGCGGTCGACGGGATCGTGTACCACGTGCGCAACTGCCGCGACGACGAACTCCTCGCCGAGGTGTTCGCCGGCGTCGCCTCGCACGACCCGGTCGCACAAGGGTGTGCGCCACTCGTCGAACGACTCGCGTTGCCGCCGCACGCGATGGCGGTGGCGGTGTTCGAACAGCATGCGAACGGCACGGCCCGCTGCGTCGTGGCGAGCGACGACGTCGTCGCAAAGCTCCCGGCGACGACCGTGTCACCCGTGCCGTGGGCGGGCCTGTCGACCGAGCCGGCCCGGACCGAACTCGACATGCTGCCAGCCGACGTCGCCGCCACGTTGCGCGAGGCGGGCTTCGGCTCGGTGTTTCACGCCGGCGCCCACTCCCCCGACTTCGACATGACGCTCCGGCTCGTCGCGTGCACGTCGGTCGATCACCCGTCGGTGCAGGGTCCGATCAGCCAGATCACCCAGGCGCGCGAACTCCTCAGCCTGATCGCGACCAAGGCGCACAACGACCGCACCATCGCGAGCAACGCGATGCGCGACGACCTCACGGGCCTGCCGAACCGACTCGGCCTGTCACACCGTTTCGACCGGATCATGGCGACGACCGACGACTGTGCGGTCATGTTCATCGACATCGACCGGTTCAAGCCGATCAACGACGTCTACGGCCACGCCGCCGGCGACCACGTCCTGGCCACCATCGCCGACCGGCTGGTGCGCGCCGTGCGCCCCGACGACTTCGTCAGCCGGATCGGCGGCGACGAGTTCGTCGTCGTGCTCACCGATGCCGCCGGCCGACTCGCTAACACCACGGTGCGCCAGTTGGCCGATCGGATCATCGCCGTCCTGAGCGAGCCGATCGGGTACGAGGGCCAGACGATCGAGGTCGGGGCCAGCGTCGGCATCGCACTCGGTCACCACCGCAACCTCGAGGAGCTGATCGCCAAGGCCGACGGCGCCATGTACCGCGCCAAGCGCGCCGGCGGCGATCGGCACCACGTCAGTATCGACTCCGCTGCCTGA
- a CDS encoding nuclear transport factor 2 family protein: MSDRDPIFDCLDRWFEHLNGDLEGGLDSILHPDVVFLSPIVYTPQEGREITKMYLRAAGSTLADVDAETDTGSTPSAMDDDNKFSYVKVIREGHHAMLEFETTVDGKYANGVDIITCNDDGQIVEFKVMMRPLQAINAVHAEMKATLEKLAGG, translated from the coding sequence ATGAGCGATCGCGATCCCATCTTCGACTGCCTCGACCGCTGGTTCGAACACCTGAACGGCGACCTCGAGGGCGGACTCGATTCGATCCTCCACCCCGACGTCGTGTTCCTGTCACCGATCGTCTACACGCCCCAGGAGGGGCGTGAGATCACCAAGATGTACCTGCGCGCTGCGGGGAGCACGCTCGCGGACGTCGACGCCGAGACCGACACCGGCAGCACGCCGTCGGCCATGGACGACGACAACAAGTTCAGCTACGTCAAGGTGATCCGCGAGGGGCACCACGCGATGCTCGAGTTCGAGACGACCGTCGATGGCAAGTACGCCAACGGCGTCGACATCATCACCTGCAACGACGACGGCCAGATCGTCGAGTTCAAGGTGATGATGCGGCCGCTCCAGGCGATCAACGCCGTGCACGCCGAGATGAAGGCGACCCTCGAGAAGCTTGCCGGCGGCTGA